Proteins encoded by one window of Rhodobacteraceae bacterium IMCC1335:
- a CDS encoding ferredoxin:protochlorophyllide reductase (ATP-dependent) subunit N — protein sequence MPDGPIQSCRDAPILKERGQREVFCGLTSIIWLHRKMQDAFFLVVGSRTCAHLLQSAAGVMIFAEPRFGTAILEETDLAGMADAQDELDREVNRLLSRRPDIKQLFLVGSCPSEVIKLDLAKAAERLTQKFAPSVRVINFSGSGIETTFTQGEDACLAAMVPVLDKTDQRELLVVGALPDVVEDQMRGLLSALGIQNVSVLPASTVNQQVCVGENTVFALTQPFLGDTHAELERRGARHLPAPFPFGAEGTTAWLRVIATEFSVDPALFEQVIAAPKARAEKAVSQAASQLAGKTVFFFPDSQLEIPLARFLTRECGMRALEVGAPYIHKSLVGPDLDLMEAGPILSEGQDVDLQLDRALEARADLTVCGLGLANPLEAEGLTTKWAIELVFTPVHFYEQAGDLAGLFSRPLRRRAILRREAAE from the coding sequence ATGCCTGATGGGCCCATTCAAAGCTGTCGGGACGCACCGATTCTTAAAGAGCGTGGCCAGCGCGAGGTGTTTTGCGGGTTGACCTCGATCATTTGGCTGCATCGCAAAATGCAGGATGCCTTCTTTTTGGTGGTTGGCTCGCGCACCTGCGCACATTTGCTGCAAAGCGCGGCGGGCGTGATGATTTTTGCCGAACCCAGATTTGGCACGGCGATTCTTGAAGAAACCGATCTGGCAGGCATGGCGGATGCGCAGGATGAGCTGGATCGCGAGGTCAACCGCTTGCTCTCACGCCGCCCCGATATCAAGCAATTGTTTTTGGTCGGCTCATGTCCCTCCGAGGTGATCAAGCTGGATCTTGCTAAAGCGGCAGAGCGTTTGACGCAAAAATTCGCGCCATCCGTGCGGGTGATAAATTTCTCTGGTTCGGGTATTGAAACCACCTTCACGCAGGGCGAGGACGCATGCCTTGCGGCGATGGTACCGGTTTTAGACAAAACCGATCAGCGCGAATTATTGGTGGTGGGTGCGTTGCCGGATGTGGTCGAAGATCAAATGCGAGGCTTGCTTTCTGCGCTGGGCATTCAAAATGTCTCGGTTTTACCGGCAAGCACGGTAAATCAACAGGTTTGCGTCGGGGAAAATACGGTATTTGCGCTCACGCAACCCTTTTTGGGGGATACGCATGCAGAATTAGAGCGTCGCGGCGCCCGGCATTTGCCAGCGCCTTTTCCATTTGGTGCAGAAGGTACAACCGCTTGGCTGCGCGTGATCGCAACCGAATTTAGCGTTGATCCAGCTTTGTTTGAGCAAGTGATCGCCGCGCCAAAAGCCCGCGCCGAAAAGGCGGTATCGCAAGCGGCGTCGCAATTGGCTGGCAAAACGGTGTTCTTCTTTCCCGATAGCCAGCTTGAAATACCTTTGGCTCGTTTTCTTACCCGCGAATGCGGCATGAGGGCGCTTGAGGTTGGGGCGCCTTATATTCATAAATCACTGGTCGGTCCTGATCTTGATTTGATGGAGGCGGGGCCAATTTTGTCTGAGGGTCAAGATGTGGATCTGCAGCTTGATCGCGCGCTTGAGGCGCGCGCGGATTTGACCGTTTGCGGGCTTGGGCTGGCCAATCCGTTGGAGGCCGAGGGCTTGACCACCAAATGGGCGATCGAGCTGGTGTTTACGCCGGTGCATTTTTACGAACAAGCGGGCGATTTGGCGGGCTTATTTTCACGGCCGCTGCGCCGCCGCGCCATTTTGCGCCGTGAGGCCGCCGAATGA
- a CDS encoding MFS transporter: protein MLSWLSILRLGLVQMCLGAIVVLMTSTLNRLMVVELALPALLPGFLVALHYGVQLTRPNWGFRSDRGGRRSTWIIGGMVILACGGLAAAAAIPLLEYNFRWGLVLSIIAYSAIGLGVGASGTSLLALLATATAPRRRAAAATITWLMMIAGIAITAGIAGSLLDPYSHLLLLKIVATVSAGAVLLTLIGIWRIERGLTRQAEASHTPFLEGLKEVWAEDKARRFTVFVFLSMTAYFMQELILEPYAGLVFGFSPGQSTSLSGAQNGGVFLGMLCVGLACTGLKLGSLRSWVIGGCLGSALSLSAIAALGLEGSAAQLTAAVIALGVFNGMFAVAAIGSMMSLAGAGRGAREGTRMGLWGAAQAIAAGFGGLFGAAAADAMRLWMASPASAFGSVFLFEAALFVLAAAMAAKTIEHKPIAQNLVPGE from the coding sequence ATGCTCAGTTGGCTATCGATCTTACGTTTGGGATTGGTGCAAATGTGCCTTGGAGCGATCGTGGTGCTGATGACCTCGACCTTGAACCGGTTGATGGTGGTCGAGCTGGCGCTGCCGGCGCTTTTACCGGGTTTCTTGGTTGCGCTGCATTATGGCGTTCAACTTACCCGGCCAAATTGGGGGTTTCGTTCAGATAGGGGCGGCCGGCGCAGCACTTGGATTATCGGCGGCATGGTTATTTTGGCTTGCGGCGGGCTTGCGGCAGCGGCCGCCATACCTCTGCTTGAGTATAATTTTCGATGGGGCTTGGTTCTATCGATCATTGCCTATAGCGCTATCGGATTGGGTGTTGGCGCGTCTGGAACCTCGCTATTGGCTTTATTGGCAACGGCCACAGCACCACGCCGCCGCGCTGCCGCCGCCACGATCACATGGCTGATGATGATCGCCGGTATTGCAATCACAGCCGGCATTGCCGGCAGCCTGTTAGACCCATATTCGCATTTGCTTTTGCTCAAAATCGTTGCAACCGTCAGCGCGGGCGCGGTTCTGTTAACGCTGATCGGAATTTGGCGCATTGAGCGCGGATTGACCCGCCAGGCTGAAGCTTCTCACACGCCATTTTTGGAAGGGCTGAAGGAAGTTTGGGCCGAAGATAAAGCCCGCAGATTCACGGTTTTTGTGTTCTTATCAATGACCGCCTATTTCATGCAGGAGCTGATTCTTGAACCCTATGCTGGGCTGGTATTCGGCTTTAGCCCAGGCCAATCTACCAGCTTATCAGGCGCCCAAAATGGGGGCGTCTTCTTGGGCATGCTCTGCGTTGGACTGGCCTGTACGGGTTTGAAGCTTGGCAGTCTGCGCAGCTGGGTGATCGGCGGTTGCCTCGGATCAGCGTTAAGCTTAAGCGCGATCGCAGCGCTTGGACTTGAGGGCAGTGCCGCGCAATTGACCGCGGCGGTTATCGCGCTTGGCGTCTTCAACGGTATGTTTGCCGTTGCGGCAATCGGCTCGATGATGTCGCTTGCCGGCGCAGGGCGCGGGGCGCGCGAAGGCACGCGGATGGGGCTTTGGGGCGCCGCGCAAGCCATCGCCGCAGGATTTGGCGGGCTGTTTGGCGCCGCAGCAGCAGATGCGATGCGGTTATGGATGGCCTCACCCGCCAGCGCATTTGGCAGCGTGTTTCTATTTGAGGCCGCGCTGTTCGTTCTGGCGGCAGCTATGGCGGCAAAAACCATCGAACACAAACCAATCGCACAGAATTTAGTACCGGGAGAATAA
- a CDS encoding isopentenyl-diphosphate Delta-isomerase, which translates to MSLMIPAWVNGVLTPVEKLEAHEKGLKHKAISIFMICNGKILIQRRALEKYHTPGLWANTCCTHPLWNEAPEDCAERRMKEELAIENIQLIYRDRIEYRADVGNGLIEHEVVDLFITHVDAPPPMAANPEEVMDLRWVEYHDLLAEVQRWPSRFTPWLRIYLDQHSDRIFSPDMVRAMA; encoded by the coding sequence ATGAGCTTAATGATCCCGGCCTGGGTAAACGGCGTATTAACCCCCGTGGAAAAGCTAGAAGCCCATGAAAAAGGGCTTAAACACAAAGCGATTTCGATATTTATGATCTGCAATGGCAAGATCCTTATCCAAAGGCGGGCTTTGGAAAAATATCATACCCCCGGGTTATGGGCCAATACGTGCTGCACGCATCCTTTGTGGAATGAAGCCCCAGAAGATTGCGCAGAGCGGCGCATGAAAGAAGAACTGGCCATTGAGAATATTCAACTGATCTATCGGGATCGCATCGAATATCGTGCAGATGTGGGCAATGGCTTGATCGAGCATGAGGTTGTGGATTTATTTATAACGCATGTGGATGCGCCGCCTCCGATGGCCGCAAACCCAGAGGAGGTGATGGATCTGCGCTGGGTCGAATATCACGATCTTTTGGCAGAGGTTCAGCGCTGGCCCAGTCGGTTTACGCCTTGGTTGCGGATCTATCTGGATCAGCATTCGGATCGAATTTTCAGCCCCGATATGGTTCGGGCTATGGCCTAA
- a CDS encoding geranylgeranyl diphosphate reductase — protein sequence MMFDVVVIGGGPSGATAAEDLARSGRKVALLDRAGRIKPCGGAVPPRLISDFRIPDSQIVAKITTARMVSPTQRSVDIPIENGYVGMVDREFFDEFLRKRAAKAGAQRLTGVFQKIIRDGGKTQVQYRDRDTGAETLLETKLVIGADGARSSVARAEVPDGEKIPYVIAYHEIIEAPKPNATYDPMRCDVIYDGDISPDFYGWVFPHGGSASVGMGTGLDGFDLKDATAKLRRAAGLEGCKTIRKEGAPIPLKPLDRWDNGRDVVLAGDAAGVVAPSSGEGIYYAMVGGQVAATAASAFLKTGRVKDLKLARSLFMREHKTVFRVLASMQNAYYRSDDRRERFVSLCHDVDVQKLTFEAYMNKKLVQARPLAHVKIGLKNLAHLTGLVGANHV from the coding sequence ATCATGTTTGACGTCGTGGTAATTGGAGGCGGACCTTCGGGTGCAACAGCCGCAGAGGATTTAGCGCGCAGCGGCCGAAAGGTTGCCCTGCTAGATCGCGCGGGCCGGATCAAGCCCTGTGGCGGCGCTGTACCCCCGCGCCTGATCAGCGATTTTCGCATTCCTGACTCGCAAATCGTGGCTAAAATCACCACCGCACGGATGGTGTCACCCACGCAAAGATCCGTCGATATTCCGATAGAAAACGGCTATGTTGGTATGGTCGACCGCGAGTTTTTTGATGAATTTCTTCGAAAACGTGCGGCAAAGGCGGGCGCGCAGCGTCTGACCGGCGTCTTTCAAAAAATCATCCGCGATGGCGGGAAAACCCAAGTTCAATATCGTGATCGCGACACTGGCGCCGAAACGCTTTTAGAAACAAAACTGGTTATTGGCGCGGATGGCGCACGCTCTTCGGTGGCCCGCGCAGAAGTGCCCGATGGCGAAAAAATTCCTTATGTCATTGCCTATCACGAAATTATCGAAGCCCCCAAACCCAACGCCACCTATGATCCTATGCGCTGCGATGTCATTTATGATGGCGATATATCACCCGATTTTTACGGCTGGGTGTTTCCCCATGGCGGCTCTGCCAGCGTCGGGATGGGCACCGGGCTTGACGGGTTTGATCTGAAAGATGCCACCGCTAAATTGCGCCGGGCTGCCGGTTTAGAAGGCTGCAAAACGATTCGAAAAGAAGGGGCGCCCATCCCTTTAAAGCCACTTGATCGATGGGATAATGGCCGCGATGTGGTGCTGGCCGGAGACGCGGCCGGCGTTGTGGCACCCAGTTCTGGAGAAGGGATTTATTATGCCATGGTCGGGGGGCAAGTGGCCGCCACCGCCGCCAGCGCCTTTTTAAAAACCGGGCGGGTAAAAGATTTAAAACTGGCCCGGTCTTTATTCATGCGCGAACATAAAACGGTGTTTCGCGTGCTGGCCTCGATGCAAAACGCCTATTATCGCTCGGATGACCGTCGCGAAAGATTCGTATCGCTTTGCCATGATGTTGATGTTCAAAAACTGACATTTGAAGCCTATATGAATAAGAAGCTTGTGCAGGCGCGCCCGCTGGCACATGTGAAAATAGGCCTAAAAAACCTTGCCCATTTAACCGGGCTTGTAGGAGCAAATCACGTATGA
- a CDS encoding ferredoxin:protochlorophyllide reductase (ATP-dependent) subunit B — MKLTVWTYEGPPHVGAMRVATGMKGLHYVLHAPQGDTYADLLFTMIERRDHRPPVTYTTFQARDLGADTANLFKTACQDAYDRFQPEALIVGASCTAELIQDDPGGMAETMGLPVPVIPLELPSYQRKENFGADETFFQIVKALTKPIDRSAQISCNLIGVTGLGFRHRDDIAEISGLLSDMGISVNVVAPMGSSPSDIKRLGAAHFNVLMYPETGEMAARWLERELGQPYTKIVPIGVGATRDFIAEVAQITGLDPVVDDSRLRLPWYSASVDSTYLTGKRVFIFGDGTHAMAAARIARDEMGFEVVGMGCYNREMARPMRALAKSFGLDALITDDYLEVEQQIEALAPEMILGTQMERHIGKRLGIPCAVISAPVHVQDFPARYSPQMGFEGANVIFDTWVHPLVMGLEEHLLHMFRDDFEFNDAAGASHHGGHGVANKPQPASRAVGDPQPAAVEAGAVHAADTQTIWLIEAEKELKKIPFFVRGKARRNTETYAASRGVQEISIDTLYEAKAHYAQ, encoded by the coding sequence ATGAAGCTGACGGTTTGGACATATGAAGGCCCGCCCCATGTTGGCGCGATGCGCGTTGCTACGGGGATGAAGGGCTTGCATTACGTGTTGCATGCCCCGCAGGGCGATACTTATGCCGATTTGCTGTTCACGATGATCGAGCGCCGTGATCACCGCCCACCGGTGACCTATACCACCTTTCAAGCGCGCGATTTGGGCGCTGATACGGCCAATCTGTTTAAAACAGCCTGTCAGGATGCTTATGACCGTTTTCAGCCCGAGGCCTTGATCGTTGGTGCCTCTTGCACGGCCGAATTGATCCAGGATGATCCGGGTGGAATGGCGGAAACCATGGGTCTGCCTGTGCCGGTTATTCCGCTTGAATTGCCCAGCTATCAGCGCAAAGAAAATTTTGGTGCAGATGAAACGTTTTTTCAGATCGTTAAGGCTTTGACCAAGCCAATTGATCGCAGTGCGCAGATCAGTTGTAATCTGATTGGAGTCACCGGGCTCGGTTTTCGCCACCGCGATGATATTGCCGAAATCAGCGGGTTGCTTTCTGATATGGGCATCAGCGTTAATGTTGTGGCGCCCATGGGCTCAAGCCCGTCTGATATTAAGCGCCTTGGTGCGGCGCATTTCAACGTGTTGATGTATCCTGAAACGGGCGAAATGGCAGCGCGCTGGCTTGAGCGTGAATTGGGCCAGCCCTATACCAAAATTGTCCCTATCGGCGTGGGTGCTACGCGTGATTTTATCGCGGAAGTTGCGCAGATCACCGGGCTGGATCCGGTGGTAGATGACAGCCGCTTGCGTCTGCCCTGGTATTCCGCCTCGGTTGACAGCACCTATCTGACTGGCAAGCGGGTGTTTATTTTTGGCGATGGCACGCATGCGATGGCTGCGGCGCGAATCGCCCGCGATGAAATGGGTTTCGAGGTGGTTGGCATGGGCTGTTACAACCGCGAGATGGCGCGCCCCATGCGGGCTTTGGCCAAGTCTTTCGGGTTGGATGCGTTGATCACGGATGATTATCTGGAAGTCGAACAGCAGATCGAAGCATTGGCGCCTGAAATGATTTTGGGCACCCAGATGGAGCGCCATATTGGCAAGCGTCTGGGCATTCCTTGCGCGGTCATTTCGGCGCCCGTGCATGTGCAGGATTTTCCTGCCCGTTATTCCCCGCAAATGGGGTTTGAAGGTGCGAATGTGATCTTTGATACATGGGTGCATCCGCTTGTAATGGGCCTTGAAGAACATTTGCTGCATATGTTCCGCGATGATTTTGAATTCAATGACGCGGCGGGGGCCAGCCATCACGGCGGCCATGGCGTTGCAAATAAGCCCCAGCCGGCCTCGCGCGCAGTCGGTGATCCTCAGCCAGCGGCGGTTGAAGCGGGCGCTGTGCACGCGGCAGACACGCAAACCATTTGGCTGATAGAGGCCGAAAAAGAGTTGAAAAAAATTCCGTTTTTTGTCCGCGGCAAAGCCCGCCGCAATACAGAAACTTATGCGGCGTCGCGCGGGGTTCAAGAAATCTCGATTGACACACTATACGAGGCAAAAGCCCATTATGCGCAATGA
- the chlG gene encoding chlorophyll synthase ChlG, translated as MTVAQSLQLAKKPHPLAALELIKPITWFPPMWAFGCGVISSGMPLLQNIWLILLGIVLSGPIVCGMSQAANDWCDRHVDAINEPYRPIPSGRIPGAWGLWIALAMSALSLFVGWCLGIWGFVATILGVLAAWAYSAEPIRLKKSGWWGPGLVGLCYEGLPWFTGAAVMSTALPDPKIILVAMLYALGAHGIMTLNDFKALEGDRQTGLRSLPVTLGPKRAAHIACWIMLIPQLAVVMLLMLWAVPNPYPAAITALILGQLWAMRVMLRDPKAKAPWYNGTGVMMYVSGMLITAFALRFLGEAL; from the coding sequence ATGACTGTTGCGCAAAGTTTACAGCTGGCGAAAAAACCACATCCGCTGGCGGCTCTGGAATTGATCAAACCCATCACATGGTTTCCACCTATGTGGGCCTTTGGCTGCGGTGTGATCTCTTCGGGAATGCCGCTGCTACAGAATATCTGGCTTATCCTTTTAGGAATCGTTTTATCCGGACCAATTGTCTGCGGGATGAGCCAAGCCGCCAATGATTGGTGCGACCGGCATGTCGATGCGATTAATGAGCCCTATCGGCCAATTCCCTCGGGGCGGATTCCGGGCGCATGGGGCTTGTGGATTGCGCTGGCAATGTCGGCGCTTTCGCTCTTTGTTGGCTGGTGTTTGGGAATCTGGGGCTTTGTCGCCACAATTCTTGGCGTTTTGGCGGCTTGGGCTTATTCGGCCGAACCTATCCGCCTTAAAAAATCGGGCTGGTGGGGGCCGGGCTTGGTTGGCCTGTGCTATGAGGGCCTGCCTTGGTTCACCGGGGCGGCGGTGATGTCGACCGCGCTGCCAGATCCAAAAATCATTCTTGTGGCCATGCTTTATGCGCTGGGTGCGCATGGCATTATGACCTTAAACGATTTCAAAGCGCTTGAAGGCGATCGTCAAACCGGTTTGCGCTCTTTGCCCGTTACGCTGGGGCCAAAGCGCGCGGCGCATATCGCCTGTTGGATCATGTTAATTCCGCAGCTGGCGGTGGTGATGCTGCTGATGCTTTGGGCGGTGCCCAATCCCTATCCGGCGGCGATCACAGCCTTAATCTTGGGCCAGCTTTGGGCGATGCGGGTGATGCTGCGCGATCCTAAAGCAAAAGCGCCTTGGTATAATGGCACCGGAGTGATGATGTATGTCAGCGGCATGTTGATCACCGCTTTTGCTCTGCGCTTCCTTGGGGAGGCCTTGTAA
- the bchF gene encoding 2-vinyl bacteriochlorophyllide hydratase, translated as MSLMSGPNTRQPLYTAAQRARRDATKWTLVQGVLAPIQFVVFLISLALVLRYLSTGEGYGVANASILLKTAILYLIMVTGAIWEKVVFGQYLLAPAFFWEDMVSFAVIFLHTLYLYGLFTGMMGPESLMWLAIAAYFIYVLNAAQFLLKLRAARLDMTPEVQHA; from the coding sequence ATGTCCCTCATGTCGGGGCCAAATACACGCCAGCCGCTTTATACCGCGGCGCAGCGTGCAAGACGCGATGCGACCAAATGGACTTTGGTGCAAGGTGTTCTTGCGCCGATTCAATTCGTGGTGTTTTTGATCTCTTTGGCTTTGGTGCTGCGCTATCTTTCAACCGGTGAAGGCTATGGGGTGGCTAATGCTTCGATTCTGCTAAAAACAGCCATTTTATACCTTATAATGGTCACTGGAGCGATTTGGGAAAAAGTGGTGTTTGGCCAGTATTTACTGGCTCCGGCTTTTTTCTGGGAAGATATGGTTAGCTTTGCCGTTATTTTTCTTCATACGTTATATTTATATGGTCTTTTCACCGGGATGATGGGGCCTGAAAGCCTGATGTGGTTGGCGATTGCAGCGTATTTTATTTATGTGCTGAACGCCGCGCAATTCTTACTAAAATTGCGCGCTGCGCGGCTTGATATGACGCCGGAGGTGCAACATGCCTGA
- a CDS encoding HAD family hydrolase, whose translation MRLAVWSGPRNLSTALMYAFANRVDFSAVDEPFYAAYLKLSGLKHPMVQEILASQTQDPAEVVKALLAPIGASHRHMYHKHMTQHMIPGIPRDWMREVENVFLIRHPMRVVASFARKYENPTLADLGFLQQESLFEGLRAQGQTPLVIDSADILLNPERALRRLCAALGLGFDPAMLSWPAGGMSCDGIWAAHWYGAVHRSTGFSAVEAEPLPDLPDHLKALADQAMPAYDALAQFCLRP comes from the coding sequence ATGCGGCTTGCTGTCTGGTCGGGGCCGCGCAACCTATCAACGGCGCTGATGTATGCGTTTGCCAATAGAGTAGATTTTTCGGCGGTGGATGAACCGTTTTACGCCGCTTATTTGAAGCTGTCGGGTTTAAAGCATCCGATGGTTCAGGAAATTTTGGCCAGCCAGACGCAAGATCCGGCAGAGGTGGTCAAAGCCTTGTTGGCGCCGATTGGCGCGTCGCATCGCCATATGTATCATAAGCATATGACCCAGCATATGATTCCGGGAATTCCCCGCGATTGGATGCGCGAGGTTGAGAATGTGTTTTTGATCCGGCATCCAATGCGCGTGGTGGCCAGCTTTGCGCGTAAATATGAAAATCCAACGCTGGCGGATCTTGGTTTTTTGCAACAAGAATCGTTGTTTGAGGGGCTTCGGGCGCAGGGTCAAACCCCTTTGGTTATCGACAGCGCTGATATTTTATTAAACCCAGAGCGCGCCTTGCGTCGCCTTTGCGCCGCCTTGGGGCTTGGTTTTGACCCCGCCATGCTAAGCTGGCCGGCGGGTGGTATGTCCTGTGATGGGATTTGGGCAGCGCATTGGTATGGGGCCGTGCATAGGTCCACTGGGTTTAGCGCCGTAGAAGCAGAGCCTCTTCCGGATTTACCGGATCATTTGAAGGCGTTGGCCGATCAGGCCATGCCGGCCTATGATGCGTTGGCACAATTTTGCCTTAGGCCATAG
- a CDS encoding aminotransferase class IV, translated as MDDAQTTHQAEEDARNDHILIYVDGALVPKAQAVVSVYDSGFMLGDGIWEGLRLYNGHWAYLDLHLDRLFEAAKAIDLDIGLDRQGVKTALLETQSANHMQSDAHARLMVTRGVKHRPFQHPSLSRSGPTFVIIMEHSRPKLARPVRLATVPHQRGLPMTQDPKLNSHSKLNCILACIAAEKAGADEALMLDVHGFVNTTNACNFFIVRKGEVWTSTGDYCMNGITRQKVIEICQQHNIPVYQRNFSLVDVYGADEAFLTGTFGAQTPVGEVDKRQIGTGNIGPVTQKIRSLYKDLILKEVG; from the coding sequence ATGGATGACGCCCAAACCACGCATCAGGCCGAAGAGGATGCGCGCAATGATCACATTTTGATTTATGTCGACGGCGCGCTTGTGCCCAAAGCGCAGGCGGTGGTCAGCGTCTATGATAGCGGATTTATGTTGGGGGATGGTATCTGGGAAGGCTTGCGGCTTTACAATGGCCATTGGGCTTATTTGGATCTGCATCTTGATCGGTTATTTGAAGCGGCCAAAGCCATTGATCTTGACATTGGATTAGATCGCCAAGGCGTTAAAACTGCCTTGTTAGAGACACAATCAGCCAATCACATGCAGTCGGATGCCCATGCGCGGTTGATGGTCACGCGCGGGGTGAAACACCGCCCCTTTCAACATCCGTCTTTGTCGCGCTCGGGGCCGACTTTCGTGATTATTATGGAGCATTCGCGGCCAAAATTGGCGCGCCCCGTGCGCCTTGCCACGGTGCCCCATCAACGCGGCTTGCCGATGACGCAGGATCCAAAATTAAACTCGCATTCTAAGTTAAATTGCATCCTTGCTTGTATTGCAGCGGAAAAAGCCGGGGCGGATGAAGCGCTGATGTTGGATGTGCATGGATTCGTAAACACCACCAATGCCTGCAATTTCTTTATCGTGCGCAAGGGCGAAGTTTGGACCAGCACGGGTGATTACTGCATGAATGGTATCACGCGGCAAAAGGTGATCGAGATTTGTCAGCAGCACAATATTCCAGTCTATCAGCGTAATTTTTCATTGGTGGATGTTTACGGGGCGGATGAGGCGTTTCTGACGGGCACGTTTGGAGCCCAAACACCGGTGGGCGAAGTGGATAAACGCCAGATAGGAACTGGCAATATCGGGCCGGTCACGCAGAAAATACGAAGCCTTTACAAAGATTTAATATTGAAAGAGGTTGGCTGA
- the ppsR gene encoding transcriptional regulator PpsR: protein MKNSGTKLWDFGSIPMIEPEYLGSILAAASDIALVVTLKGKVLSVLVNDNDRSLGNLSHWEQRKIHDFLTTESIPKLEAVFAQFASGQNVLHPVELNHRDNAIWQFPVSYSIHRLGDADTLLMLGRDLSSTAETQQQLVKAQLAIERGYEERRDFDARYRMLLATMQEPVVFVSANDGRIKDINVAAINLFGQNTNDLEGSVFSQLFKNRRRGEFQDALLAISSKDQNSDMTVEDVKLGRRFKIRASLFRASGERLLICRLISENDTSLKDDITTQNLLSLYNLGTDGIVFTSANGFIEAANEGFLDLINTANLGDIKGRSLSEFLARGQIDLAVMLENVTRSGQVRVYATKLQNAIGSKLGVEVSVVRLPSDARETMAFVIRDTNRFEESPAPAIPSEDFSQSNVAELVGSSTLREIVGETTDMIEKICIETAIELTQNNRAAAAEMLGLSRQSLYVKLRKFDLLSKDRLS, encoded by the coding sequence ATGAAAAACAGCGGCACAAAACTCTGGGATTTTGGCTCTATTCCAATGATCGAGCCGGAATATCTGGGCAGTATTTTAGCCGCTGCCTCGGATATTGCTTTGGTGGTAACCCTTAAGGGCAAAGTATTGTCGGTGCTTGTCAATGACAATGATCGAAGCTTGGGAAATCTCTCGCATTGGGAACAGCGAAAAATCCACGATTTCCTTACCACTGAAAGCATTCCGAAGCTTGAAGCCGTTTTTGCCCAATTCGCGAGCGGACAGAATGTTTTGCATCCTGTCGAGCTTAACCATCGCGACAACGCGATTTGGCAATTTCCCGTTTCCTACAGCATTCACCGGCTAGGAGATGCTGATACATTGCTTATGCTGGGCCGCGACCTTAGTTCTACCGCAGAGACGCAACAGCAATTGGTTAAGGCCCAATTGGCGATCGAGCGCGGGTATGAAGAACGCCGCGATTTCGATGCCCGCTACCGCATGCTGTTGGCGACGATGCAAGAACCAGTGGTGTTTGTTTCTGCAAATGATGGGCGGATCAAGGATATAAACGTAGCCGCGATTAACTTATTTGGCCAAAACACCAATGATCTGGAAGGCAGCGTTTTCTCGCAATTGTTCAAGAACCGCCGCCGCGGTGAATTCCAAGACGCCCTGCTGGCCATTTCATCAAAAGATCAAAATTCTGATATGACCGTCGAAGATGTGAAGCTGGGCCGGCGCTTCAAAATTAGAGCCTCGTTGTTCCGAGCCTCGGGCGAGCGGCTTTTGATTTGCCGCCTGATCAGCGAAAATGACACGTCTTTAAAGGATGACATAACAACTCAAAATCTTTTATCGCTTTATAACCTGGGAACCGATGGCATCGTATTCACCTCGGCAAATGGATTTATCGAAGCGGCCAATGAAGGCTTTCTTGATTTGATAAACACCGCCAATCTGGGCGATATCAAAGGCCGTAGCCTGAGCGAATTTTTGGCCCGCGGTCAAATTGATTTGGCGGTTATGCTCGAAAATGTCACGCGCTCTGGTCAGGTGCGCGTTTACGCCACCAAGTTACAAAATGCGATTGGCAGCAAGCTTGGCGTTGAAGTGTCGGTGGTAAGATTACCAAGTGACGCGCGCGAAACGATGGCGTTTGTGATCAGAGACACCAACCGTTTTGAAGAAAGCCCAGCGCCGGCGATTCCCTCTGAGGATTTCAGCCAATCCAATGTGGCAGAATTGGTCGGCTCGTCCACCCTGCGCGAAATCGTGGGTGAAACAACCGATATGATCGAAAAAATCTGTATTGAAACAGCGATAGAGCTGACTCAAAACAACCGCGCAGCTGCGGCTGAAATGTTGGGATTATCGCGGCAAAGCCTCTATGTAAAACTGCGTAAGTTTGATCTTTTATCCAAAGACCGCCTATCATAA